Part of the Silurus meridionalis isolate SWU-2019-XX chromosome 29, ASM1480568v1, whole genome shotgun sequence genome, accacttcactgaccattacaccaacacaggagaggcaaacagGTGTTAATAAATTGGTATCGGTGGAGGTCGGGATACCAATTTATTAACActtgtttgcctctcctgtgttgttacctaatgaatgtatccaggctgaagatccacatatagaacacaagcagagaaaagatgatgatgatcaggaatgtgtctgttctcagtcatgttctcatcactgactccctctgtctcatccacattaaccccaaacttcttactgccttctgcctgctgattcttatctccataaactagtctacatctgtggtgagtgagagtcaggactttatacaccagaaAAAGacgcgcaatgacaggaaatcggttgttcggctgaaatcgacgcgcagtgaaaataaaataaaaaatatttcaccaaatcaatggattaaaagtaaagtaacgagtctgttttgaaaatgtaagaagtaaaaagtacagatatttgtgtaaaaatgtaaaaaagttaaagtaaaaatttgtctgaaaaataaatagtggagtaaaatactgataccaaaaaaatctacctaggtacagtaacaaagtatttgtactttgttacttccctcctctggtTCCTGACTTTACCGACGtggctgaatctccacaaatctagtggaacatcttcccagaagagtggaggttactataagagTAAATGGGGACTGGATGTGGTACAaacgtccacaaacttttgttcatgtaCAGAGTTGCTCATCTGTGTTTTATCCACAGTTTCACTGCCATGAACTTTCACAAGCTAAGGGTCTAAACATACAACGTGATCATACAGTGCCACCTGGTGGATCATTATAGCAAGGACAGCTGCTTTTTTGAAAATTACAAGTGGGAGCTCCGTGGTTAAGATCTTTAACTTCTGATCGGGAGGTCGTGAGGTTAAATCccaccaagctgcaactctGGGGCCCTTCAGCCAGGCTCTACATTGTTAactgcacaggtgtgtgtgtgtgtgtgtgtgtgtgtgtgtgtgtgtgtgtgtgtgtgtgtgtgtgtgtaagtggctCTGAAAACACTATAAATCTACTATGCTGAAATATAGATTTGAACAGTTTTTACGGCTTTACTTTACAGACAACGTAATAAGAGCAGCTGCTCTTGTTAAAGCAGGAATAGGAGCACAGGAACACCCGGACCGGAACGTCCCCAGAGTTCTTTATCCCCATGtcctaaaaaagaagaaaagaaaaggagtgCGGTAACATCAAATTTTACACACTCTTTGTATTTTATTCTgaaatctttgtttttgtttgttttggtgagTCTCGAGTGTGTGCAGTCTCTGCACCTTTCTCAGGCTGATGAACCTCACACACTCAACCCACGTAGTTAGAAACGGCTCGAAGCACACTGCACACCTCCCGAACCGAGAGAGCATCGCCTGAATACCTGGATGGAACTGCAAAGCGTTGGAGACCAGGGATGACTTGTTTAAACGTTCTTTCAAGATGAACCTGGCAGCGTGTTCCTGTGAAGAAAaacaacattagcaaagtatcaaagcaccccagaccttctcacctcctcacctacatcagtacctgactttcattACTGGCTGGACAAATCTCCAGTTCAGGTgaacacaaacttttgtccatgtggtGTATCTTGGAGTGGAATCAGGTTCCTCACCTTTAATGGGAGAACTTCCTCATCTTGAGTGGATTTAAAGAGCTCAGATCGAATGAGATTGTTCCCCTCAAAATAGAACTCTTCCAGCTCAAGAAACTGGAACTGAgatatgtatgtaatgtgtacacacacacacacacacacacacacacacacacacacacacacacatttatataaaacgCAAAAAAAGCTATCCGccgaataataattttttatcaccaaacatttgtttaattgaTGCACCGAGTCTCAAATGGAggaccaaaatccaccatgacgCTCGCATCCGgcgattaaaaccgtccgtgtggaaacacggAAAAatttctgtttggtgtcccgatggtttacgtcatttaaaacgtaaaaaaaatgaatcgcacattttttatttataatttttattaatctatCTACACACTGTCAAtcgattatttatttatttatatttttccccaAAATTCATTGGTGACTTACATCAGCTGGAAACACAGACAGTCGATTTCCAGCGACATCGAAAATCCGCAGATTTTTCCATCCAAGAATTCCCTTTGCAAACACCAAAAAAATTCGCATTCATTCCATTGTCTAAACAAATCCACTGAAAACGCACAATCGTTCTAAACCGGCGTAACCCCACCTCTGGTAACTCTCCGAGAGCGTTCCTGGCCAGGCTCAGTTTCCTCAGACGTGTTAGCTCGTACAACTCGTGCGGGATTCCACTCAGACTGTTGCGGGTGAAATCCATTTCCGTCAGCTTCCTGACCAGCCCCAGTTCGGCGGGAATCTCTTCGATCTGATTGTCCGCAATACTGAACCTTTCCAGATTCGAGAGGCTGTGAATAAGAACGGAGTCTGGATTGAGAAACCTTtctggaggaggtggtggattAGCGGTTAAGGCAATGGATTATGGTTTGTGACGGTcgtgaggtcaaatcccagccacacccagCCGGGCTCCTCGAGCATGGCCCCTCCCCTTAAAGCTACTTTGTTGTATGATTTGAGGTACATTTAAGTCTGAATaagtgcatctgccaaatgtccaTAAACGTACATTCTTGAAAGGTGGTAACTTAAGATGTTatacttctgatcagaaggtcatgagtttaaatcccagcctcaCCAAGCTGTCAAtgctgggcccttcagcaaggtcCTCAAGTGAAGATTAAGATCGCTCGACAGGATAACTCACCTCTTTATCGCTGTAGGAATGATTCGGATTTTGTTGTGGTTCAGGTTGAGAACGACAAGGTTTGAAAGaccttctggaaaaaaaaaaaatcgagagATGAACAAATGTCACTTCTTTTCAGGATTTCTAGTGTCCAAATCTATAACACAACAATAAGGATAatccataaccctaaccctaaccctgcccATCTTCTGGATGGCTCCACACgaacagcctgaagatccatACGTTTTCTTTGGAGAGTTTAACTCAGAACTATGAGGACCCATGGCATGGAGCTACAGTTGCCATGAGATGTTCTATGGGGGGGAGGAAGTTATTGGAGTTATTGATTTAGcctgtgcaaaaaaaaggacTGTTCCATGTGAAccgcctaaagatccatgaagttactgagcagctgaagaactttgaggatttggactgtaattaatatcattagTCTGCTAAgatggttcaggaccacagtttgcatgaacagcgGCCATCactaaacagtacacctcagtAACGATGGAAGTCTaacgaatggacattcggtgtaaCTCAGAAGAGAACGAAgggttcctcacaaggtttctttGCTCATGAAAAGGTTTTTCTTGCTACTAAAAACACACTTCCTTCAACCTCAAGCAAAGATTgagattttttattcattggttTGTATCTGTTGACTTCCCTGTTCAGTTCTAACCACCTTCATTAACCATTTCTCTGACGAGTCGTTAGGTTTTTCCTGTTACatctccaggttttttttttttttttttgcattactcTCGGTTCATTCTCTGACTAATGAGCTCCTTtgctagtaaaaaaaatagatcctgaacaagccacacccactttacaCTCTACAATTTAGCTAGCAAGCTCACGATGATCTACATGTTCCGTTTAATGTGCACTGTGAAATGTACTTCTCTACTTCCTTTTTGTTGAGATTCCAAGATCTCTAGATCAGGAATTCTATTCCTGAAAATTGGATAGTTTTTCCATGTTCCACTACAATAGTACATACAATGAGACATCCCAGTTTTAATAGGATTTGATCTTCATGATGCACTTCCTTCTGGTATTTTCTCAAATGTACATGATATTTTCCATTTAATTCTAATCTGAATTTTAATCGTAACTCACCCAGAACCTCAGGATGCAATGTGGAAATCCGATTGCGGAACAAGTGCAGCTTTTTCAGGCTGTGAAGATGTTTCAGGACCGGTGGCATCTCCTCAAAAGCGTTATTGCCCAGGTTAAGTTCTGTCAACTAAAGCTGCAGGTAATTACGTTACAAACATCTATTCTGCATGTACATTTACAGAGTGTTACaggcagagtgagagagagtgtgttaaaggTTACATGTAGAAGGAGTGTCTACGACGTTACAGgtagagagagagtttgtgttaGAGGTtacagctgagtgtgtgtgtgtgtgtgtgtgtgtgtgtgtgtgtgtgtgtgtgtgtgtgatacaggtGGAGGGAGAGTGTGTTCAAGGTTACAattagagtgagtgtgtgttacaggttacaggtagagtgtgtgtgtgtgagttttacaGGTTTCaattagagagtgtgtgtgtgtgtgtgtgttacaggttaCAGCTATTGTGTGTTGCAGGTTACAggtagagtgtgtgttttacaggtggtgcgagtgtgtgtgttacaggtagACAGAGTGTATGTTACAGGTTACAGCTATTGTGTGTTGCAGGTTACAAGtagagtgagtaaatgtgtgtgtatgttgcagGTGAACGGAGTGTGTTACGGTTTACAGGGAGTTTTACAGGTTGCAATTAGAGTGAGTGTgttgcacacacactcttcctccacctgtaacatacacacacactacctgtaGCCTGTGTGTTACAGGAAGAGTTTTACAGGTTTaaattagagtgtgtgtgtgttacaggtggagggagatagtgtgtgtgtgtacaggtggagaaagagagtgtgtgtgtgtgtgtgttacaggtggaGGGAgatagtgtgtgttacaggtggagaaagagagtgtgtgtgtgtgttacaggtggaggagatagtgtgtgttacaggtggagaaagagagtgtgtgtgtgtgtgtgtgtacaggtggagaaagagagtgtgtgtgtgtgtgtgtgtgtgtgtgtgtgttacaggtgagagagagagagagagagagagagtgtgtgtgttacaggtgagagagagagtgtgtgtgtctgtgtgttacaggtggagggagtgtgtgtgaaacaggGGAAGAATAGAAGCTTTAGAGAAGAGCCATCACTCCGAGTCAcagcaggtttgggtttggtGTCTGTAGCTTGAACGCTCTTTGGGGAGCAGCAGATAGAAATAATTTcccagaaaaatattttattaattttaattaaatttacattAGAAAGAATTAATATTGAACTGTAGATTGAGACCGTTGTCCTGCTCACCCACCTGCTGCATGCAGTGCAGACCCTCTGGCAGACTCAGCAGCCGGTTGTTGTTTAAACTAATCCCCGAAAGCCAAGTTAACGCTAAAACCCCTTTAGGAAGCTCACGCATGTTCCTTGAGTTTAAATTAAACGCCTTGGGTTTAGTTTTCTTCACCTGAAAGACCAGATCATGATCCATTCTCCTGGTGTTTTTCAGGTTCCCGtagaaacacaaatacaaacctGTTAccggaacgagacgctgcacgACATCTAGCGGGCAGAAGAAAGAACTGCAGACCTGCACCGCAAACCAGATTTAATCCAATTACTTCCGTTCCATACGCACGGAatggccaaaagttttgggacacttgacttttccagtccAGAGAAAtcttgtccatacagtgtaataatttaaattcctcatttattataatagagaaagaaaaggcaggaagaaatttgtgtttatttgatttaaaaggCATCTAAACACCACACATTTATTAAAGATGATGTTTTCCTGGGAACATGGAGTACATGGAGTGATGAGATTGTTAGCTTCTAAACCAGTCATCACCGGTGCTTCTGGAAGccatctctccatcatctctccatcatctccatcatctctccatcatctctccatcatctctccatcatctctccatcatctctccatcatctctccGTACCACGGTCAAGGCTCTACCTCCTCTACGTTTGAAGGACCGGGACAGGATGGGTTCAGGTTTGCTCTTCGGCAGCGGCGTCTGGTATTTTCTCAAATGTACATGATATTTTCCATTTAATTCTAATCTGATTCTTAATCGTAACTCACCCAGAACCTCAGGATGCAATGTGGAAATCCGATTATGGAACAAGTGCAGCTTTTTCAGGCTGTGAAGATGTTTCAGGACCGGTGGCATCTCCTCAAAAGCGTTATTGCCCAGGTTAAGTTCTGTCAACTAAAGCTGCAGGTAATTACGTTACAAACATCTATTCTGCATGTACATTTACAGAGTGTTACaggcagagtgagagagagtgtgttaaaggTTACATGTAGAAGGAGTGTCACGACGTTACAGgtagagagagagtttgtgttaGAGGTtacagctgagtgtgtgtgtgtgtgtgtgtgtgtgtgtgtgtgtgtgtgtgtgtgtgtgatacaggtGGAGGGAGAGTGTGTTCAAGGTTACAattagagtgagtgtgtgttacaggttacaggtagagtgtgtgtgtgtgagttttacaGGTTTCaattagagagtgtgtgtgtgtgtgtgtgtgtgttacaggttaCAGCTATTGTGTGTTGCAGGTTACAggtagagtgtgtgttttacaggtggtgcgagtgtgtgtgttacaggtagACAGAGTGTATGTTACAGGTTACAGCTATTGTGTGTTGCAGGTTACAAGtagagtgagtaaatgtgtgtgtatgttgcagGTGAACGGAGTGTGTTACGGTTTACAGGGAGTTTTACAGGTTGCAATTAGAGTGAGTGTgttgcacacacactcttcctccacctgtaacatacacacacactacctgtaGCCTGTGTGTTACAGGAAGAGTTTTACAGGTTTaaattagagtgtgtgtgtgttacaggtggagggagatagtgtgtgtgtgtacaggtggagaaagagagtgtgtgtgtgtgtgtgttacaggtggaGGGAgatagtgtgtgttacaggtggagaaagagagtgtgtgtgtgtgttacaggtggaggagatagtgtgtgttacaggtggagaaagagagtgtgtgtgtgtgtgtgtgtacaggtggagaaagagagtgtgtgtgtgtgtgtgtgtgtgtgtgtgtgttacaggtgagagagagagagagagagagagagtgtgtgtgttacaggtggagggagagtgtgtgtgtctgtgtgttacaggtggagggagtgtgtgtgaaacaggGGAAGAATAGAAGCTTTAGAGAAGAGCCATCACTCCGAGTCAcagcaggtttgggtttggtGTCTGTAGCTTGAACGCTCTTTGGGGAGCAGCAGATAGAAATAATTTcccagaaaaatattttattaattttaattaaatttacattAGAAAGAATTAATATTGAACTGTAGATTGAGACCGTTGTCCTGCTCACCCACCTGCTGCATGCAGTGCAGACCCTCTGGCAGACTCAGCAGCCGGTTGTTGTTTAAACTAATCCCCGAAAGCCAAGTTAACGCTAAAACCCCTTTAGGAAGCTCACGCATGTTCCTTGAGTTTAAATTAAACGCCTTGGGTTTAGTTTTCTTCACCTGAAAGACCAGATCATGATCCATTCTCCTGGTGTTTTTCAGGTTCCCGtagaaacacaaatacaaacctGTTAccggaacgagacgctgcacgACATCTAGCGGGCAGAAGAAAGAACTGCAGACCTGCACCGCAAACCAGATTTAATCCAATTACTTCCGTTCCATACGCACGGAatggccaaaagttttgggacacttgacttttccagtccAGAGAAAtcttgtccatacagtgtaataatttaaattcctcatttattataatagagaaagaaaaggcaggaagaaatttgtgtttatttgatttaaaaggCATCTAAACACCACACATTTATTAAAGATGATGTTTTCCTGGGAACATGGAGTACATGGAGTGATGAGATTGTTAGCTTCTAAACCAGTCATCACTCGGTGCTTCTGGAAGccatctctccatcatctctccatcatctctccatcatctctccatcatctctccatcatctctccatcatctctccatcatctctccatcatctctccGTACCACGGTCAAGGCTCTACCTCCTCTACGTTTGAAGGACCGGGACAGGATGGGTTCAGGTTTGCTCTTCGGCAGCGGCGTCCTTTCGAGGTTCCACGGAGTTGTAGTGCTCGCCCAGTCCGTACGCATGTCTCATGTATCTGACACGAgacaaagaagagaaaaatgaagcattacatgtgaaataaataaataaataggaagcATTTTTCTTGATATGAATATTTACACAAGAGAGATGGGCGGCTTGTTGTACTCGTCACCAGTAACGATGGCAGGAGAATCGGCTTGAATGACCTCGATGGGTATCTGGAGGACGTGCGTCAGGGCTCGTAACTaggacaagagaaaaaaaaacagaaatacacgtgaaaaatatataaaatattttctattttaataagcagacattttaattaaaatggttaaaatataaaatgttgataatttgtgttaataaaaactGACCAGCACAGATCTATAAATCGCTCAATCTTGTCTGAGAACTTCAGAGGAACCTTACCTCCAACTGTCCACCCCAAGCTGCTGTCTCAGCAACGTCACTGCAGTACTTCTCAAATTCATCTGTGGAGAAGGAACACTGGTGTTGGAGACACTGGGGAACAAACAACCACAGTTTATAACAACCACAGTAACGCTGGCGGTGAGAACAGTATCTTCAGTATCTTCTGGTCGCTACACACCAGCTTCTCGTTGATTACTTTCCTATTGGAGCATATGAGCTGCTAGGAGACTTTAAgagggagaagagaagagacagacagacacgtgTGCACGTCAGTGATGCTGCTGACCTGCAGTGAACATCTCCCCCGTGCTGGAGTTGGTAAGGAAGGGCAGAAATCGTCCTGGTGGCTCCTCATGTAGCAAGATGTCTGAAGCCGGAGCTCGTGGATCCCGAGAGAAGATCCGCGGCCTGCTAGCTGATCCTCCACCGCACGATACATGCAGTGGCCATCGGATGAGATCTCCTTTATCTGCAGCTGCTTCTCGGCCAGTTTCTGGCTTAGCTTCAGTCCTTCCTGATGCCTGGATCCAGACAGGTTCTCCACCTCGGCCTCAGCGATGCGGTTCTCTCGCTCCTTCTCCTGAGCGGCTTTTTTGTcctggagaagaaaaaaggaaaaacacaaacGTTACGATTTAAAAACGGTGTATAAAATtgtgaaaagacagaaataaaagatcatgaaagagaagaagagacacagacacagagtgcaagagagaaagacaccCAACAGTGAGTGAGACACAGTGAGAAAGACAGATACAGAGACACAtggacacacagacagagatgCACAGATCAGCAAAAAGatagagacaggcagagagacagacagacacaaaggaAGACAGAGTAGTCAaagaaggagacagacagaaagagattgACAGACACTGAgggacacacagacagagatgAACAGATCAGCAaaaagacggagagagagacagaaggacagagacagacagtttAATAGACAGACAGTATGACATAGTATtcagagacagacaggaagacagTAGTCAATgaaggagacagacagaaagagatagacagacagaaagacagacattgGGAGACatagagagacacacagacagtctCACCCGTCTCTTCTGAGCTTTGGATATCCGGGTGTGTTTGCCTTCTGCTTGCTCTTGGACGTCTAGACTCTGAACCGCGTCTGTAACTTCATCAACCTTCACACAAGGATCACACAGTTCCAGttagatctcacacacacctcctgaacacacacacacacacacacacacacacacacacacacacacacacacacctccactccAGCAGGAGACGTCTGTAGCTGTCTCAGCTCGTTCTCATGCTTCTCGTTTAACTCGGCTTCCAGCCTGCTGATGTCCTCGCTCAGctgcttcctcttcttcttatcGTTTTTAGGAACAGCATTTTTCATGCTCTGGATTTTAGCtgcaggaaaaaacaaacaaacaaacacacacaacaataaacaataaggCTTCAGAGCTCACAGCGTCGTTTCTACGGCAACGGAACAGACACTTATTTAACACCGAGAAATCATATCCGAGACACGGAGAAGGTTCCTGCATCGGgttctggaaggagtctccagtttcagtgtaACAGCCAGCAAACAACCTACATCCTTATAACTGATATGCAgtggacagaaagacagattgagagagaaagagacagcaagagaaagTCAGAGAAATAGGATGAGAAAgaacgagaaagagagacagtgagggaAATATAGCGAGAAAGACAGCGAGAAacaagagacagtgagagagacaatAAGTGACAGTGACAGagtaagagagacagtgagagaaacaGCAGGAAACTCAGTAC contains:
- the lrrc69 gene encoding leucine-rich repeat-containing protein 69, with the protein product MDHDLVFQVKKTKPKAFNLNSRNMRELPKGVLALTWLSGISLNNNRLLSLPEGLHCMQQLTELNLGNNAFEEMPPVLKHLHSLKKLHLFHNRISTLHPEVLEIWFAVQVCSSFFCPLDVVQRLVPVTGLYLCFYGNLKNTRRMDHDLVFQVKKTKPKAFNLNSRNMRELPKGVLALTWLSGISLNNNRLLSLPEGLHCMQQLTELNLGNNAFEEMPPVLKHLHSLKKLHLFRNRISTLHPEVLEGLSNLVVLNLNHNKIRIIPTAIKSLSNLERFSIADNQIEEIPAELGLVRKLTEMDFTRNSLSGIPHELYELTRLRKLSLARNALGELPEGILGWKNLRIFDVAGNRLSVFPADFQFLELEEFYFEGNNLIRSELFKSTQDEEVLPLKEHAARFILKERLNKSSLVSNALQFHPGIQAMLSRFGRCAVCFEPFLTTWVECVRFISLRKDMGIKNSGDVPVRVFLCSYSCFNKSSCSYYVVCKVKP
- the otud6b gene encoding LOW QUALITY PROTEIN: deubiquitinase OTUD6B (The sequence of the model RefSeq protein was modified relative to this genomic sequence to represent the inferred CDS: inserted 1 base in 1 codon), which translates into the protein MEERGNAEEDLAKQHRREKKDLQAKIQSMKNAVPKNDKKKRKQLSEDISRLEAELNEKHENELRQLQTSPAGVEVDEVTDAVQSLDVQEQAEGKHTRISKAQKRRDKKAAQEKERENRIAEAEVENLSGSRHQEGLKLSQKLAEKQLQIKEISSDGHCMYRAVEDQLAGRGSSLGIHELRLQTSCYMRSHQDDFXPFLTNSSTGEMFTADEFEKYCSDVAETAAWGGQLELRALTHVLQIPIEVIQADSPAIVTGDEYNKPPISLVYMRHAYGLGEHYNSVEPRKDAAAEEQT